The Fragaria vesca subsp. vesca linkage group LG2, FraVesHawaii_1.0, whole genome shotgun sequence genome includes a window with the following:
- the LOC101306986 gene encoding basic form of pathogenesis-related protein 1-like, with protein MELCKLSSVLISLVALLSLLHSLYAQDSIQDYLNSHNFARLAVGNVPMEWDPELERFAQDYASKHVHDCQLVHSGHKYGENLAMSWGEMFGLDAVSMWVGEKQNYDYASNSCVGGECGHYLQVIWNTSTHLGCAKARCKNGGTWIGCNYNPPPSGDRPYNPPPSEESLY; from the coding sequence ATGGAGTTGTGTAAGCTTTCATCGGTCCTCATTTCTCTCGTAGCCTTATTATCCCTACTCCATTCCCTTTACGCGCAGGACTCAATCCAAGACTACCTGAACAGCCACAACTTTGCTCGGTTGGCGGTCGGTAACGTTCCGATGGAGTGGGATCCTGAACTAGAGCGTTTTGCCCAAGACTATGCCTCAAAGCACGTCCATGACTGCCAACTTGTCCACTCCGGTCATAAGTACGGTGAAAACCTTGCCATGAGCTGGGGTGAGATGTTCGGCTTAGATGCTGTGAGTATGTGGGTAGGGGAGAAGCAGAACTACGATTACGCCTCGAATTCTTGCGTCGGCGGCGAATGCGGGCATTATTTGCAGGTCATTTGGAACACCTCGACTCATCTGGGTTGTGCCAAAGCGAGGTGCAAGAACGGGGGTACTTGGATCGGCTGCAACTATAACCCCCCTCCAAGTGGGGATAGGCCTTACAACCCCCCGCCAAGTGAGGAGAGCCTTTACTAA
- the LOC101307064 gene encoding basic form of pathogenesis-related protein 1-like produces MASLLTILLCFIVLTVVLLVQPSHAQNSPQDYVDAHNAARLRVGVPNITWDDTVAAYAQHYANLRSGDCSLVHSHGPYGENLAYGYGSGAITGVNAVNLWLEEKPYYNHNSNCCVGGECLHYTQVIWHYSIRLGCARVQCSNPGCWFVTCNYDPPGNYYGKRPY; encoded by the coding sequence ATGGCTTCCCTTCTTACCATTCTTCTCTGCTTCATAGTCTTGACAGTGGTGCTGCTGGTTCAACCCTCCCATGCGCAAAACTCACCACAAGACTACGTCGATGCTCACAACGCCGCTCGTTTACGAGTTGGTGTACCAAATATTACGTGGGACGACACTGTTGCGGCCTATGCTCAACACTACGCCAATTTAAGAAGCGGCGACTGCAGTCTCGTGCATTCGCATGGGCCTTACGGTGAGAACTTGGCCTACGGCTATGGCAGCGGCGCAATCACAGGCGTCAACGCCGTGAACTTGTGGCTGGAAGAGAAGCCTTACTACAACCACAACTCCAATTGTTGTGTTGGTGGAGAATGTCTTCACTATACGCAAGTGATTTGGCATTACTCTATCAGGCTGGGGTGTGCCAGGGTCCAATGCAGCAACCCTGGGTGTTGGTTTGTCACCTGCAACTATGATCCACCGGGCAACTACTATGGCAAGCGTCCTTATTAG
- the LOC101307860 gene encoding uncharacterized protein LOC101307860, translating to MDKGIEFDVLDAHGTEYHRWVSDIEQTFIVKDLTETIFPDPAQEPPHKRTKSQALMFLRKHIDPTLRRQYQSKHDPKDLWDALAKRFGNIHSTLLLELIARWDEIRLLDYKKVDDFNRDMLCLQAQLSSCGVEKSDADMIEKTFSTFPSAAKILMNQYRLEFTNKRITTFSGLMTKRSQKALKRKDQHRNEPYARGTQHHRASGSRGQGSGFSGRTNTWRRDTGAAGDRCSETNKKKRRKRGSGRQNSEICLCRSAYFDRALRAAKDESDHEPHTIRKLRMSTFRSILRCGSKDHLYKSCRASANVVAAYKKYKELMEVNSTENNGVEHNVTFKVADLNGQCSDLDAPDFDVID from the exons ATGGACAAAGGCATTGAATTCGACGTCCTCGACGCCCATGGTACCGAGTACCATCGCTGGGTCTCGGACATAGAGCAGACTTTCATCGTTAAGGATCTGACCGAGACCATATTCCCCGATCCAGCTCAGGAACCGCCTCATAAGAGAACCAAATCTCAGGCGCTCATGTTCCTTCGTAAGCATATCGATCCCACACTGCGCAGGCAGTATCAATCCAAGCACGATCCAAAAGATCTGTGGGATGCCCTTGCCAAACGCTTCGGCAACATTCACTCGACCTTGCTCCTAGAACTAATTGCTCGCTGGGATGAAATCCGACTTTTGGATTACAAGAAGGTTGATGACTTTAACAGGGATATGCTTTGCCTACAAGCTCAACTGAGCTCATGTGGAGTCGAGAAAAGTGATGCCGACATGATCGAAAAGACTTTCTCGACCTTCCCTTCAGCTGCTAAGATCCTCATGAACCAATATCGGCTTGAGTTCACAAATAAGAGGATTACTACATTTAGCGGCTTAATGAC CAAGCGGAGTCAGAAAGCTTTGAAACGCAAGGATCAACATCGGAATGAACCTTATGCACGTGGGACTCAGCACCACCGTGCCTCTGGTTCTCGGGGACAAGGTAGTGGCTTTAGTGGCCGAACCAACACTTGGCGTCGAGACACCGGTGCCGCCGGTGATAG GTGTTCCGAAACAAATAAGAAGAAAAGAAGGAAAAGAGGGAGTGGAAGGCAAAATTCAGAAATCTGCCTTTGCAGATCAGCCTACTTCGACAGAGCACTGAGGGCAGCTAAGGATGAATCAGATCATGAGCCTCATACCATTAGAAAGCTACGGATGTCAACTTTCCGTAGCATTTTACG ATGTGGGTCCAAGGACCACTTGTATAAAAGCTGTCGTGCTTCTGCAAATGTTGTTGCCGCATACAAGAAATACAAGGAATTGATGGAAGTCAATTCCACTGAAAACAATGGAGTTGAACATAATGTTACCTTCAAGGTCGCAGACCTCAATGGACAATGTTCTGACTTAGATGCCCCTGACTTTGACGTTATCGACTAA
- the LOC101307351 gene encoding pathogenesis-related protein 1B-like has protein sequence MALFVAFLCLIGLAAVHPSHAQNSQQDYLNAHNTARAHVGVANIIWDSTVAAYAQNYANSRIADCNLVHSGGPYGENLAKGSSSALTGTAAVNLWVAEKPYYNYTSNSCTGGQQCLHYTQVVWANSIRLGCARVQCTNTWWFVTCNYDPPGNYVGQLPY, from the coding sequence ATGGCTTTATTTGTTGCATTTCTTTGTCTCATTGGGTTGGCAGCTGTTCATCCCTCACATGCTCAAAACTCACAACAAGACTACCTCAATGCACATAACACTGCTCGCGCCCATGTTGGGGTGGCAAACATCATATGGGACAGCACGGTCGCCGCTTACGCTCAGAACTACGCCAATTCGAGGATCGCAGACTGCAACCTCGTGCATTCCGGAGGGCCTTATGGCGAAAATTTGGCAAAAGGAAGTAGCTCAGCCTTGACAGGCACGGCTGCAGTGAACTTGTGGGTGGCCGAGAAGCCTTACTATAACTACACTTCCAATTCTTGCACTGGTGGACAACAGTGTCTGCACTATACTCAGGTGGTTTGGGCAAACTCCATTAGATTGGGGTGTGCTAGAGTCCAATGCACCAATACGTGGTGGTTTGTCACATGTAACTATGATCCCCCAGGCAACTACGTTGGACAACTTCCTTATTAA
- the LOC101307641 gene encoding uncharacterized protein LOC101307641 — protein sequence MGTTSKDLLRLEHNHPSISPLESTLLVCKNGSQATQTKKPIIAPPPKSQLLGKMRNFLGVISEANEKLQLDAKDNPDKYDIEALTGDESQVVRMHAWLC from the exons ATGGGAACTACAAGCAAAGACCTTCTGCGTTTGGAGCATAACCACCCCTCAATTTCACCTCTAG AATCAACTCTACTTGTTTGTAAAAATGGATCCCAGGCTACCCAAACAAAGAAGCCCATCATTGCTCCTCCTCCCAAAAGCCAGT TGTTGGGAAAAATGAGGAACTTCTTGGGAGTCATATCAGAAGCTAATGAAAAATTGCAGCTTGATGCAAAG GATAATCCAGACAAATATGACATAGAAGCGCTCACCGGAGATGAGTCTCAAGTTGTTA GAATGCATGCTTGGCTTTGTTGA